A DNA window from Trypanosoma brucei brucei TREU927 chromosome 10, whole genome shotgun sequence contains the following coding sequences:
- a CDS encoding methylglutaconyl-CoA hydratase mitochondrial precursor (similar to Methylglutaconyl-CoA hydratase, mitochondrial precursor (EC 4.1.2.18)(AU-specific RNA- binding enoyl-CoA hydratase) (AU-binding enoyl- CoAhydratase) (muAUH). (Swiss-Prot:Q9JLZ3) (Mus musculus)) codes for MRRCPVLLAGAVAQVVRDGECSLTRVGEHIGLIGLNRPARKNAIGRQLLSELKECICYCRNPENLIRCVIVESRVDGVFCAGADLKERRGMTLVESRAYVEEQRDTLTALEDLSQPTISAIEGAALGGGCELALCTDIRIAGAGARFGLPETGLAIIPGAGGTYRAPLVMGLSNALQLILTADVVPAERAQRLGLVTELVPAGGASEAALAVAGRIARNGPVAVAAAKAAVRGGFGRPRDEALDGELRLSQSLMETQDRMEGLQAFAEKRPPRYVGK; via the coding sequence ATGCGCCGTTGTCCGGTTTTGCTTGCGGGTGCAGTCGCACAGGTTGTTCGTGATGGTGAGTGTTCCCTCACGCGTGTAGGTGAGCATATCGGTCTCATTGGACTCAACAGACCCGCTCGTAAGAACGCCATTGGTCGACAGCTTCTGAGTGAGCTAAAGGAGTGTATTTGTTACTGCCGCAACCCTGAAAACCTGATTCGCTGTGTCATTGTGGAGAGCCGTGTTGACGGGGTTTTCTGCGCAGGGGCTGATCTTAAGGAGCGACGTGGTATGACTTTAGTGGAGTCCCGTGCGTATGTGGAGGAGCAGCGTGACACCCTTACTGCACTGGAGGACCTATCTCAGCCAACAATAAGTGCAATTGAAGGAGCGGCTCTGGGTGGTGGCTGCGAGTTGGCATTGTGTACAGACATTCGCATTGCTGGAGCGGGTGCACGTTTCGGGTTACCGGAAACGGGCCTCGCCATTATTCCTGGAGCTGGTGGAACGTACCGGGCACCACTTGTGATGGGGCTTAGTAATGCCTTGCAGTTGATTTTAACAGCTGATGTCGTACCTGCGGAGCGGGCGCAGCGCCTTGGTCTCGTTACTGAATTAGTGCCTGCTGGTGGTGCCTCGGAAGCTGCACTGGCGGTAGCTGGCCGAATAGCACGCAACGGCCCGGTTGCCGTAGCAGCTGCAAAGGCGGCGGTGCGCGGTGGGTTTGGGCGGCCACGTGACGAGGCATTGGACGGTGAGTTGAGATTAAGCCAATCGCTGATGGAGACACAAGACCGCATGGAGGGACTGCAGGCTTTTGCGGAGAAGCGACCACCCAGATATGTTGGTAAATGA
- a CDS encoding short-chain dehydrogenase, putative, producing the protein MGVIFLVCALLIALVFAAAWWSVHRVPFFHIKGCCALVTGGSLGIGLETAKQLVKLGARVVIIAARNEQSLRAGVEALRVEAKVTGTKVEYVVMDVADEVSVEQAMDKVSKDVTAAGGKCLDLLVCNAGFSIPARFVDITPAEARRMMDVNFFGCVNVLRMVLPSMLEQRAGRVVFVSSLAARCPLAGYSVYAASKAAIRAFAHSMDMENSCRGVRFQVISPPDVYTPGFEQENIRKSPECTALSSFGGDEPVTALDMAKQIVDSIKHYRFDVSLGVDKQLLCWMVAGVEPATDVLELLLQVLLNGWLRLAMAVLSKLHYNIVWRVRKDDEKPNETSTKESERGKKVM; encoded by the coding sequence ATGGGAGTTATATTTCTTGTGTGTGCGCTGCTGATTGCGCTGGTGTTTGCTGCTGCCTGGTGGAGTGTACATCGAGTGCCTTTCTTCCACATAAAGGGTTGCTGTGCGTTGGTAACTGGTGGGAGTTTGGGCATCGGTTTGGAAACGGCGAAGCAACTCGTCAAACTGGGCGCACGAGTTGtaataattgccgcgagaaaTGAACAGTCGCTGAGGGCCGGTGTTGAGGCACTTCGAGTAGAGGCCAAAGTAACCGGTACGAAAGTGGAATACGTCGTTATGGACGTCGCCGATGAGGTTTCAGTGGAGCAAGCGATGGATAAAGTGTCGAAGGATGTTACTGCTGCTGGGGGGAAATGTCTTGATCTTCTCGTATGCAATGCAGGTTTCTCTATTCCCGCTCGGTTTGTGGACATTACTCCTGCAGAGGCACGAAGGATGATGGATGTCAATTTTTTCGGTTGTGTAAATGTTTTGCGCATGGTTCTGCCCTCCATGCTTGAGCAACGTGCCGGACGCGTTGTATTTGTGAGCAGCCTTGCGGCCCGCTGCCCACTTGCCGGGTATTCCGTTTATGCCGCATCAAAGGCTGCTATTCGGGCCTTTGCCCACAGCATGGATATGGAAAACAGCTGCCGTGGCGTCCGGTTCCAGGTGATTAGTCCACCTGATGTCTACACGCCCGGCTTCGAGCAGGAGAATATTCGAAAAAGTCCGGAATGCACtgcgctttcttccttcggTGGCGATGAACCTGTTACCGCATTGGATATGGCAAAACAAATTGTCGACAGCATCAAACACTATCGTTTTGACGTAAGCTTGGGTGTTGACAAGCAATTGCTTTGTTGGATGGTTGCGGGTGTGGAACCGGCCACTGATGTGCTGGAGCTTCTTCTGCAAGTTCTTCTTAACGGTTGGCTACGTTTAGCCATGGCGGTGCTCTCAAAACTGCATTACAACATCGTGTGGCGAGTCCGTAAGGATGACGAGAAGCCGAACGAAACGTCGACAAAGGAATCAGAGAGGGGTAAAAAAGTCATGTAA
- a CDS encoding serine palmitoyltransferase, putative (similar to Serine palmitoyltransferase 2 (EC 2.3.1.50) (Long chain basebiosynthesis protein 2) (LCB 2) (Serine-palmitoyl-CoA transferase 2)(SPT 2). (Swiss- Prot:O15270) (Homo sapiens)) — protein sequence MPTYVEAENFLDAPRGAVVANKAVTEAESCDEAYNKQGSVRASFAANGATDTICQKESVGTHTQPKRVTHQEEEHKSIPFISVVMTYFTFLLLFTFGCIAELRRKLFGAKRKQREGYASLLTFLEYFWQNHFYRRARDCFNHAIDSRPSRVIGVMERVSTDSNRTFSFTGNIKPCVNLSSYNYLGFADDIPHITREVLNSLDRYGLASCSAAQHAGQHGPVSKLERAIADFLKKEDAVVCGMGFGTNFRGLPALFGEDTLVVSDSLNHSSLVNGIRLSGARAKVFKNADMNSLEKVLREAVVLGQNPKGAYVPWTRIVIVVEGVYSMEGEFVNLPRVVELKKKYGALLFVDEAHSIGATGRTGRGVTEHFGVDPRDVDILMGTFTKSFGAIGGYLAGDQSVIDHIRTHSSLALHCDTLSPPCAQQALSVLDVLNGNDGTDIGPKHIQQLMENSRFFRQGLIDRGFSVLGNDASPVVPVMLYHLGRAIAVWRKCMRRGLAIVIVGYPATPLLGCRIRFCVSAAHTRADLQFALDVMDQIKKETNIQFLPSTVPPQGEE from the coding sequence ATGCCTACTTACGTGGAGGCGGAGAATTTCTTAGACGCACCTCGGGGTGCCGTTGTTGCGAACAAGGCAGTAACTGAAGCCGAGTCTTGTGACGAGGCGTACAATAAACAAGGTTCGGTTCGGGCGAGTTTTGCAGCAAATGGTGCAACGGACACGATATGTCAAAAGGAAAGTGTGGGGACGCATACTCAGCCGAAGCGGGTGACGCaccaggaggaggagcacaAAAGCATTCCATTTATTTCTGTGGTAATGACATACTTCacgtttttacttttattcaCTTTTGGATGCATTGCCGAGCTTCGCCGGAAGTTATTTGGcgcaaaaaggaagcagcGTGAGGGATATGCATCTCTGCTTACTTTCCTCGAATATTTCTGGCAGAATCATTTCTACCGCCGTGCGCGTGACTGCTTCAACCATGCGATTGACTCACGTCCGTCTCGTGTGATTGGTGTGATGGAGCGGGTTTCGACGGACTCCAATAGaactttttccttcactgGAAATATCAAACCATGCGTTAACCTTTCGTCATACAACTACCTTGGGTTTGCGGATGATATACCCCATATTACTCGTGAGGTGCTTAACAGCTTAGATCGCTATGGTCTTGCTTCATGCAGCGCCGCCCAACACGCTGGTCAGCATGGTCCAGTTTCTAAACTTGAGCGTGCCATAGCAGACTTTTTAAAGAAGGAGGACGCTGTTGTGTGTGGGATGGGCTTCGGCACAAACTTTCGTGGTCTTCCTGCATTGTTTGGTGAGGATACACTTGTGGTCAGCGATAGCTTGAACCACTCTTCGCTCGTTAACGGCATACGGTTATCTGGTGCCCGCGCCAAGGTATTCAAGAATGCTGACATGAACAGCCTGGAGAAGGTGCTCCGTGAGGCGGTTGTGCTCGGGCAGAATCCAAAGGGCGCATACGTGCCATGGACCCGCATTGTCATCGTCGTTGAGGGTGTCTATAGTATGGAGGGAGAGTTTGTTAATCTTCCTCGTGTTGTTGAACTTAAGAAAAAGTACGGTGCCCTGCTCTTTGTCGATGAGGCTCACTCTATTGGTGCAACTGGTCGTACGGGGCGTGGCGTAACGGAGCACTTCGGTGTGGACCCGCGTGACGTGGATATTCTCATGGGGACTTTCACCAAGAGCTTCGGGGCTATTGGCGGTTATCTTGCTGGGGACCAGAGCGTAATTGACCACATCCGAACTCACAGCTCTCTAGCGCTTCACTGCGATACGCTTTCTCCTCCCTGTGCTCAGCAGGCTCTCTCTGTGCTTGACGTCCTAAACGGTAATGATGGCACCGACATTGGACCCAAGCACATACAGCAACTGATGGAAAATTCACGATTTTTCCGCCAGGGCTTGATCGATCGTGGTTTCTCTGTCCTTGGTAATGACGCCTCCCCCGTCGTTCCCGTAATGCTTTACCATCTTGGGAGAGCAATTGCCgtgtggaggaaatgcaTGCGCCGTGGTCTTGCTATTGTGATTGTTGGATACCCCGCTACTCCACTACTGGGGTGCCGCATTCGTTTCTGTGTTTCTGCTGCTCACACCCGCGCTGATTTGCAGTTCGCGTTGGACGTTATGGatcaaataaagaaggaaaccAACATACAGTTTTTGCCCAGCACCGTGCCCCCGCAGGGCGAggagtaa
- a CDS encoding ATP-dependent DEAD-box RNA helicase, putative, translating to MVTDDDWREGLKAPTKDVRKKTEDVESRRNVTFEEYGLRRELQMGIFEKGFERPSPVQEEAIPVALQGKDVLARAKNGTGKTASFVIPVLEKVDTQLPHIQALLMVPTRELALQTAQVTKELGKHITGLEVMVTTGGTTLRDDILRLQSVVHVLVATPGRAVDLASKGTAKLDHCRIIVLDEADKLLSQEFTSLMRDLYGFLPKGRQSLLFSATFPVTVKDFADKYLRNPYEINLMEELTLRGVTQYYAFVEERQKIHCLNTLFNRLQINQSIIFCNSVNRVELLAKKITQLGYSCYYIHARMQQQHRNRVFHDFREGHCRNLVCSDLITRGIDIQAVNVVINFDFPKYAETYLHRIGRSGRFGHLGLAINFVTYEDRHNVYRIEQELDTEIKPIPAEVDPELYTA from the coding sequence ATGGTAACCGATGATGATTGGAGGGAAGGTTTGAAAGCGCCAACTAAAGATGTGCGAAAGAAGACAGAAGACGTGGAGTCTCGGCGTAATGTTACCTTTGAGGAGTATGGGCTCCGACGTGAGCTCCAGATGGGTATCTTCGAGAAGGGCTTCGAACGGCCCAGTCCGGTGCAGGAGGAGGCCATTCCTGTGGCCCTGCAGGGAAAAGATGTGCTAGCACGTGCCAAAAACGGCACGGGAAAAACGGCTTCCTTCGTCATTCCCGTATTGGAGAAGGTCGACACGCAGTTGCCTCATATCCAGGCGCTCCTCATGGTTCCCACTCGCGAACTCGCGCTACAGACGGCTCAGGTGACAAAAGAGCTTGGCAAGCACATCACCGGGTTGGAGGTTATGGTCACAACTGGTGGAACAACACTCCGTGATGATATTTTGCGCCTGCAGAGTGTGGTGCACGTGCTTGTGGCCACACCTGGGCGTGCGGTGGATCTCGCTAGTAAAGGGACGGCGAAACTCGATCACTGCCGTATTATTGTTCTTGACGAGGCTGACAAGCTGTTGTCGCAGGAGTTCACGAGTCTTATGAGGGATCTCTACGGTTTCTTACCCAAAGGTCGTCAGTCGTTGCTCTTTTCAGCTACGTTCCCCGTCACAGTCAAGGACTTTGCGGACAAGTATCTGCGCAACCCTTACGAAATCAATCTCATGGAGGAGCTGACGCTGCGTGGTGTGACACAGTACTACGCATTCGTCGAAGAGCGACAAAAAATTCACTGCCTTAACACACTTTTCAACCGTCTGCAGATCAATCAATCTATTATTTTCTGCAATAGCGTCAACCGTGTGGAATTACTGGCAAAGAAAATCACTCAGCTTGGGTATAGCTGCTACTACATTCATGCGCgcatgcagcagcaacatcgAAACCGTGTCTTTCACGACTTTCGTGAGGGCCACTGCCGTAACCTGGTTTGCTCTGATTTGATTACTCGCGGTATCGACATTCAGGCTGTGAATGTGGTGATCAACTTCGACTTCCCCAAATACGCGGAGACTTACCTTCACCGCATTGGCCGATCTGGCCGTTTCGGTCACTTGGGACTCGCCATTAACTTCGTGACTTATGAAGACCGCCATAATGTCTATCGCATTGAGCAGGAACTCGACACGGAAATCAAACCGATCCCTGCTGAAGTCGATCCTGAGCTGTACACCGCGtaa
- a CDS encoding hypothetical protein, conserved (GPI-Anchor Signal predicted for Tb10.70.3270 by DGPI v2.04 with cleavage site probability 0.702 near 653), whose product MSSALQAARSCANTILWQSLRIDAFQGATPHVLLVVDHTPCTLQKVLLEGYIQELNRFNGEAPEAPNVVGPLRVGLHSSAKTPCFSKGFKSNWRVTYGVLPFKADRFLDDVRTLQAFLRLCGHPSDKASSESVTGDADGSVKAREKMRQMFDSLSWLLTPEERGEMEWEDPLFERLCNGSDRELLGCILIQRNAFQNELDKYRLRLDLFNMGLRVAEHNHLEIMSASADDVLASKCDGDSISDDTNCCLDNDELVHYMRSCSFKPDVAEAIGRAIADSIDVWSWSRKISRKEENGEGNDCRPLQVVPPASFQSALSNEGLWSLYSSGVLTWKGRALDGEGDGGTDGSVVPETSFITGPGAPLRIICCTGQVLTYDGGMEDCLLNTGYYAAAHASERNMVQNHRLRFAVHHAEPSNQGENAATAGAEEAAAATLLPMDGVGDTGRHGRLKKKEYLAMLKLKGAKDSTKCGLSHSCEEDVVRASGTDGSNVAGACVGSSIGGTFPVGEVISESFDLSKLNGTCDVFAYPSLSKAVTMAQPKPATLTIVKGVVTDISPDAPDELVELIELVRQTEGSCYVRELGIGLSPYLGRDRVVSDVTAFERQFGVHLSLGQRHPLFVKQSSKRNADGSVAVSVDGPVLKRRAGKYHIDVFLDAARLEMGDFTVDFTKGLVSSSAAPAAFAG is encoded by the coding sequence ATGTCATCAGCACTTCAGGCGGCACGAAGCTGTGCTAATACAAttctgtggcagagtctccgcATAGACGCATTTCAGGGTGCTACCCCACATGTGCTACTTGTAGTGGACCACACTCCATGTACTCTACAGAAAGTTCTACTGGAGGGGTACATTCAGGAACTGAATCGCTTCAACGGAGAGGCGCCTGAGGCACCGAATGTTGTTGGGCCACTTCGCGTCGGTCTCCATTCTTCAGCTAAAACTCCGTGCTTTTCTAAGGGGTTCAAAAGCAACTGGAGGGTTACGTATGGCGTGTTACCTTTCAAAGCTGACCGTTTTTTGGATGATGTGCGAACCTTGCAGGCTTTTCTTAGACTGTGTGGTCACCCATCTGATAAAGCTTCTTCTGAAAGTGTGACTGGTGATGCTGACGGCAGTGTGAAGGCGCGGGAGAAGATGAGGCAAATGTTTGACTCTCTGTCATGGTTGTTGACACCTGAGGAGCGGGGCGAAATGGAGTGGGAGGATCCACTCTTTGAGAGGTTGTGCAACGGATCGGATCGTGAGTTACTTGGTTGTATTCTTATTCAGCGCAACGCCTTCCAAAATGAACTGGATAAATACCGTCTGCGGCTTGATCTTTTCAACATGGGCCTACGTGTGGCTGAGCATAATCACTTGGAGATAATGAGTGCCTCGGCAGATGATGTCTTAGCCAGCAAGTGCGACGGCGATAGCATCTCGGATGACACAAATTGTTGCTTGGATAACGACGAACTTGTGCATTACATGCGGTCAtgttccttcaaaccggATGTGGCTGAGGCTATTGGTCGGGCCATAGCTGATTCCATTGACGTCTGGAGCTGGTCCCGGAAGATTAGcaggaaggaagagaatgGGGAAGGGAATGACTGCCGGCCACTGCAGGTGGTGCCACCAGCATCATTTCAGTCGGCGTTGTCGAATGAAGGTCTTTGGTCTTTGTACAGTTCAGGTGTACTCACGTGGAAGGGGAGAGCACTCGATGGTGAAGGAGACGGCGGTACTGACGGATCCGTTGTCCCGGAAACAAGTTTCATCACTGGCCCCGGAGCCCCACTTCGCATTATTTGTTGTACTGGCCAGGTACTCACCTACGATGGGGGGATGGAGGATTGCTTGCTAAATACCGGTTATTATGCTGCCGCTCACGCGTCGGAGCGTAACATGGTACAAAATCATCGTCTACGCTTTGCTGTGCACCATGCAGAACCTTCAAACCAAGGGGAGAATGCGGCCACCGCGGGGGCGGAGGAAGCCGCTGCTGCTACCCTGCTTCCAATGGATGGCGTGGGTGATACTGGGAGACATGGACgcttaaagaaaaaggagtatTTGGCAATGCTAAAGTTGAAGGGCGCGAAAGACTCGACAAAGTGTGGTCTCTCTCATTCATGTGAGGAGGATGTTGTTCGCGCTAGTGGCACTGATGGAAGTAACGTCGCAGGTGCGTGTGTTGGCAGTAGCATTGGTGGGACGTTTCCTGTTGGTGAGGTTATAAGTGAATCGTTTGACCTTAGTAAACTAAACGGTACCTGCGATGTCTTTGCATACCCTAGTTTATCCAAGGCAGTGACGATGGCTCAACCGAAACCCGCGACACTGACGATTGTGAAAGGTGTCGTCACCGATATTTCTCCCGATGCCCCTGACGAGTTGGTTGAACTTATTGAACTTGTGCGTCAGACGGAGGGAAGTTGTTATGTGCGTGAGTTGGGTATCGGCCTTAGCCCCTACCTTGGGAGAGATCGTGTGGTGAGTGATGTGACGGCCTTCGAGCGCCAGTTCGGTGTGCATCTCTCGCTTGGCCAGCGCCATCCACTTTTCGTGAAGCAATCATCAAAGAGGAATGCGGACGGTAGTGTGGCTGTTAGTGTGGATGGGCCAGTGTTGAAGCGAAGAGCGGGGAAGTACCATATTGATGTGTTCTTGGACGCAGCTCGACTTGAGATGGGTGACTTTACCGTGGACTTCACCAAAGGTCTTGTAAGCAGCTCGGCGGCACCGGCTGCATTTGCTGGATAA